The following are encoded together in the Oceanobacillus zhaokaii genome:
- the hisZ gene encoding ATP phosphoribosyltransferase regulatory subunit: MQKYVLSQNKNSNVEDFQMREQLIATFINRFSTYGYKQVRTSTFEQYDLYSNITGTVNKDEMIKVIDTSGKVLVLRPDVTIPLARMNTATTNQRLFYVLDVFRQSIEQIDQKESTQAGVELFGDRSPEADAEVIVLAIHTLKDLGFKNFKIELGHAGFFKELIQQADLNQTQFETLQTYIHSKNLVEIEPFLKGLGLADDLRNAIQLIPMMYGNPADVINEARKIIRNASMQQVLQNIIDVYDVLEDYGVADSIVLNLGLINNMDYYSGIIFQGFLDSIGKPVLMGGRYDHLGKQFGDATPAIGFAFEVDYLVHALQQQGKAIVEIGPDFIIKYDKTKQKAALQTAYRLRNEGLQVLTYLIEDADTNSAKTAIVNYTEAEQQLITEKESYAFASADDLVSKCLTIKEGK; encoded by the coding sequence ATGCAAAAGTATGTTCTAAGTCAGAATAAAAATTCAAACGTTGAAGATTTTCAAATGAGAGAGCAGCTCATCGCAACTTTTATAAATCGCTTTTCTACATACGGATATAAACAAGTAAGAACTTCTACCTTTGAGCAATATGACTTGTATTCCAATATTACTGGTACCGTAAATAAAGATGAGATGATTAAAGTCATCGATACTTCTGGAAAAGTATTAGTGCTTAGACCGGATGTTACGATTCCGCTTGCTCGAATGAACACAGCAACAACCAACCAGCGACTCTTCTATGTACTGGATGTTTTCCGCCAGTCAATTGAACAAATTGATCAAAAAGAAAGTACACAGGCTGGGGTAGAACTCTTTGGTGATAGAAGTCCTGAGGCTGATGCGGAAGTAATCGTCTTGGCGATTCACACATTAAAAGATTTAGGCTTTAAGAATTTTAAGATTGAGCTGGGCCATGCTGGTTTTTTCAAAGAATTAATTCAACAAGCAGACTTAAATCAAACCCAGTTTGAGACGCTGCAAACATATATTCATTCAAAAAACTTGGTTGAAATCGAGCCTTTTCTAAAAGGGCTTGGCCTTGCAGATGATTTACGAAATGCGATTCAGTTGATTCCAATGATGTATGGTAATCCAGCGGACGTTATCAACGAAGCAAGAAAAATTATCCGAAACGCTTCAATGCAACAGGTGCTGCAAAATATCATAGATGTATATGATGTACTTGAGGATTACGGTGTTGCTGATTCCATTGTATTGAATCTTGGATTAATTAACAATATGGATTATTATTCTGGCATCATCTTTCAAGGATTTCTCGATAGTATCGGGAAGCCAGTCTTAATGGGTGGACGCTATGACCATCTCGGGAAGCAATTTGGAGATGCGACTCCCGCTATTGGCTTTGCATTCGAGGTCGATTACCTTGTCCATGCATTGCAACAGCAAGGGAAAGCAATTGTAGAAATTGGGCCTGATTTTATTATTAAATATGACAAAACCAAGCAAAAGGCTGCCCTTCAAACAGCATACCGATTACGGAATGAAGGATTACAGGTATTAACTTATTTAATAGAGGACGCTGATACAAATAGTGCCAAAACCGCTATCGTAAATTATACAGAAGCTGAGCAGCAGCTAATTACTGAAAAAGAATCATATGCCTTTGCAAGTGCCGATGATCTTGTAAGCAAGTGTCTAACTATTAAGGAGGGGAAATAA
- a CDS encoding histidinol-phosphatase HisJ family protein — protein sequence MFDYHIHSDFSADCETKMETTIEKAIEIGLEEICFTEHIDYDYPDKDWIFEFDLAAYDQKIKRMQDIYEGRIRIKKGVEIGLQPHLLDRYEALMNQESFDFVICSMHATEGKDLHSGEFFQGKTVEDAYQIYYEELLSCIKKYKEFSILGHLDLVKRYTKEKSSDNFHSIIREIFNEIIPAGKGIELNTSGYRYGLEGGMPSADILTMYKECGGEIITLGSDSHVETTLAYEFKQSLVLLQEIGFRHVATFDHGKPTYHSIEKLI from the coding sequence ATGTTTGATTACCATATTCATAGTGATTTTTCTGCTGATTGTGAAACGAAAATGGAGACAACAATTGAGAAGGCAATTGAAATTGGACTAGAGGAAATCTGTTTCACGGAGCATATTGATTATGATTATCCAGACAAGGATTGGATTTTTGAATTTGATTTAGCAGCATATGATCAAAAAATCAAAAGAATGCAGGATATATATGAAGGCCGGATTCGAATTAAAAAAGGAGTAGAAATTGGACTTCAGCCCCATTTGCTCGATCGATACGAAGCATTAATGAATCAAGAGTCATTTGATTTTGTTATTTGCTCCATGCATGCGACAGAGGGGAAGGATCTTCATTCAGGTGAATTTTTCCAAGGGAAAACAGTGGAGGATGCATATCAAATCTATTATGAAGAATTACTAAGCTGTATTAAGAAATATAAGGAATTTAGTATCTTGGGACATCTGGATTTAGTAAAGCGCTATACAAAGGAAAAGAGCAGCGATAATTTTCATTCGATTATTCGGGAGATCTTTAATGAAATTATTCCTGCTGGAAAAGGGATTGAATTAAATACATCAGGCTACCGCTATGGACTCGAAGGTGGTATGCCAAGCGCGGATATATTGACAATGTATAAGGAGTGTGGCGGCGAAATTATCACACTTGGATCTGATTCTCACGTTGAAACAACGCTTGCTTATGAGTTTAAACAATCACTTGTGTTATTGCAGGAAATTGGCTTTCGTCATGTTGCAACATTTGATCATGGAAAACCAACGTATCATTCGATTGAGAAGTTAATCTAG
- a CDS encoding YbaN family protein: MIHLKKALLIIAGTISLGLGILGIFLPLLPTTPLLLLAAACYVRSSERLYNWLITNKYFGPYILNYRQGKGIPLQAKVVAVSVLWISMLFTIIFVIPLMAVKILLFLIGSYFTWFILKQKTLKKNA, encoded by the coding sequence ATGATTCATTTGAAAAAGGCATTATTAATAATCGCAGGTACAATTTCATTAGGTTTAGGCATATTAGGTATCTTTCTACCGCTGCTTCCGACAACGCCTCTCCTGCTGCTTGCGGCTGCATGCTATGTACGCAGTTCCGAACGCTTATATAATTGGTTAATTACGAATAAATATTTTGGTCCATATATATTAAATTATCGACAAGGAAAAGGAATCCCGTTACAAGCGAAGGTCGTTGCTGTTTCCGTATTGTGGATTTCGATGTTATTTACGATTATCTTCGTCATTCCATTAATGGCAGTTAAAATATTGTTATTCTTAATTGGGTCTTATTTTACATGGTTTATTTTGAAGCAGAAAACATTAAAGAAAAACGCTTAA
- a CDS encoding alpha/beta fold hydrolase yields MKQRSKISIAILIAIIICGMVEIRQARTELSLTDPIVFVHGYKGTENSFGYMLDRFEKEYHFGNKGLLYYVSANGHLHDYIIDAEKSGPNFIQVVLENNRDDFADSTDYLASVMHHLKEKYGIESVNLVGHSMGGIISMKYIMGYMGQEYPNVDKLITIGSPFDGIYSQEYFQINVDEAATDLMPNSLALELLHASTFPKGVNVLSIGSTGDVVAVPESVATLRSIVPEQQLQEVMIKDENLGHSALHESAEVDKLIHSFLWQDGLQ; encoded by the coding sequence TTGAAACAAAGAAGTAAGATAAGTATTGCGATACTAATTGCCATTATTATTTGTGGAATGGTAGAGATTAGACAGGCAAGGACTGAATTATCCTTAACAGATCCAATTGTATTTGTCCATGGCTATAAAGGGACAGAGAATTCCTTTGGCTATATGCTCGATCGTTTTGAAAAAGAATACCACTTTGGGAATAAAGGGCTTCTTTATTATGTAAGCGCCAATGGACATCTGCATGATTATATTATAGATGCAGAGAAATCTGGCCCAAATTTCATTCAAGTCGTATTGGAGAATAATCGTGATGATTTCGCTGATAGTACAGATTACCTCGCCTCCGTTATGCACCATCTAAAGGAGAAATATGGAATTGAATCAGTCAACCTTGTTGGCCATTCAATGGGTGGAATTATTTCAATGAAATATATAATGGGATATATGGGGCAAGAGTATCCGAACGTTGATAAATTAATCACAATTGGCAGTCCGTTTGATGGGATATATAGCCAAGAATACTTTCAAATAAACGTTGATGAAGCGGCAACTGATTTGATGCCTAATTCACTTGCACTTGAGCTGCTTCACGCTAGTACCTTTCCTAAAGGTGTGAATGTGTTAAGTATTGGCAGCACAGGTGATGTAGTGGCTGTTCCTGAAAGTGTAGCGACGTTAAGAAGCATTGTTCCCGAACAACAATTACAGGAAGTAATGATTAAGGATGAGAATCTTGGTCATAGTGCATTGCATGAAAGTGCAGAAGTAGATAAATTAATTCACTCATTTTTGTGGCAAGATGGGCTGCAATAA
- the murB gene encoding UDP-N-acetylmuramate dehydrogenase: MANNHHIYDKLINITAAEHVLVNEQLKHHTYTHLGGMADFYVTPESYEQVQEIVKLANEENIAFTLLGNGSNLIVKDGGIRGIVMNLQKLNEVRIEGNNLIAQSGARIIDASREALQVNLSGLEFACGIPGSVGGALFMNAGAYGGEVKDVLVSTLVVNREGDLLTLSAEELDLAYRTSNIPDNGYIVLEANFALKEAQYEAIKEVMDDLTYKRESKQPLEYPSCGSVFKRPPGYFAGKLIQDSNLQGKQIGGAQVSLKHAGFIVNKDNATAKEYINLIQYVQATVKEKFGVELEREVKIIGEDL, from the coding sequence TTGGCTAACAATCATCATATTTATGATAAATTAATAAATATTACAGCTGCAGAGCATGTGCTTGTGAATGAACAGTTAAAGCATCATACGTACACACACCTTGGTGGCATGGCTGATTTCTATGTGACACCGGAAAGCTATGAGCAGGTACAGGAAATTGTAAAACTGGCAAACGAAGAAAATATTGCTTTCACATTATTAGGCAATGGGTCGAATCTTATAGTTAAAGATGGCGGCATTCGCGGGATTGTCATGAACTTGCAAAAGTTAAATGAGGTTAGAATAGAGGGTAATAATCTGATTGCTCAAAGTGGTGCACGAATAATTGATGCTTCAAGGGAGGCACTTCAAGTGAATCTTTCTGGTCTAGAATTTGCGTGCGGAATCCCTGGATCTGTCGGTGGTGCTTTATTCATGAACGCAGGAGCATACGGCGGGGAAGTAAAAGACGTGCTAGTGAGTACACTGGTTGTTAATCGAGAAGGCGATCTCCTTACTTTATCTGCAGAAGAGTTAGATTTAGCATACCGCACGAGCAACATTCCAGATAATGGTTATATCGTACTCGAAGCTAATTTTGCATTAAAGGAAGCACAATATGAAGCGATTAAGGAAGTAATGGATGATCTGACCTATAAACGGGAATCGAAGCAACCATTAGAGTATCCATCTTGTGGAAGTGTCTTTAAACGCCCACCAGGTTATTTTGCAGGAAAACTAATCCAAGATAGTAACCTGCAAGGTAAGCAAATAGGCGGAGCACAAGTATCGCTTAAGCATGCCGGCTTTATTGTCAACAAGGATAATGCAACAGCAAAGGAATATATCAACTTGATTCAATACGTGCAAGCGACCGTTAAAGAGAAGTTCGGTGTTGAACTGGAACGTGAAGTAAAAATTATCGGTGAAGATTTATAG
- the ytzI gene encoding YtzI protein has translation MGAYIIAGVASLAFVAMVFYLSMKQISKGYSYKHSIDPLPDNENENSTEMGEIK, from the coding sequence ATGGGTGCTTATATTATTGCTGGGGTTGCTTCGTTAGCTTTTGTAGCAATGGTTTTCTACCTTTCTATGAAACAGATATCGAAAGGATATAGCTATAAACACTCCATTGATCCGCTTCCAGATAACGAAAACGAAAATAGTACAGAAATGGGCGAGATAAAATGA
- a CDS encoding Gfo/Idh/MocA family protein, with product MKFSTIGTSWITEAFIKAANHFKEMEIASVYSRSEETARSFATKHGAKEWFTSIEEMLETNIDFVYIASPNIMHYEHVLACIEHKKNVFCEKPLVLNEQQWQVIQERAKQYDVYVFEGYRHLFSPNFKILKDSLKQIGQIRSVMLQYVQYSSKYDAFKDGNIANVFTKEFAGGALMDLGVYPLSMAIDLFGEPNDVSYFPTLLENGIDGSGTLVLTYEAFNVTILCSKIAQANMPSEIHGEDGSITVDHIAPIKQLAVYNRKTKETVNVAEEQLDLDMVYEVEAFLGMVKERNMEHHQLWLERSRLVAKCLEVARKKQGSLLFPGE from the coding sequence ATGAAATTTTCTACAATTGGAACTAGCTGGATAACGGAAGCGTTTATTAAAGCTGCAAATCATTTTAAAGAAATGGAAATTGCATCTGTTTATTCCCGGTCAGAGGAAACGGCAAGAAGCTTTGCAACGAAGCACGGTGCGAAAGAATGGTTTACAAGTATAGAAGAGATGCTAGAAACCAATATTGACTTTGTTTATATTGCATCACCAAATATCATGCATTATGAGCATGTGCTAGCATGTATTGAACATAAAAAGAACGTCTTTTGTGAGAAACCATTGGTATTAAATGAACAGCAATGGCAAGTGATTCAGGAACGTGCAAAGCAATATGATGTTTATGTTTTTGAAGGGTACAGGCATTTATTCTCACCAAACTTTAAAATACTGAAAGATTCTCTAAAGCAGATTGGACAGATTCGTAGTGTGATGCTCCAATATGTGCAGTATTCATCGAAATATGATGCATTTAAAGATGGAAACATTGCAAATGTATTTACGAAGGAGTTTGCAGGTGGAGCTCTTATGGATTTAGGGGTATACCCATTGAGTATGGCGATTGATTTATTTGGTGAACCGAATGATGTGTCCTATTTTCCAACTCTACTAGAAAATGGTATCGATGGAAGCGGAACTCTTGTATTAACATATGAAGCCTTCAATGTGACGATTCTCTGCTCAAAAATTGCCCAAGCAAATATGCCATCGGAAATCCATGGGGAGGACGGATCAATCACAGTCGATCATATTGCTCCGATTAAACAACTAGCAGTCTATAACCGAAAGACAAAGGAAACTGTAAATGTTGCTGAAGAACAGCTGGATTTAGACATGGTTTATGAGGTAGAAGCGTTTCTTGGAATGGTGAAGGAAAGAAATATGGAGCATCATCAATTATGGCTAGAAAGAAGTAGATTGGTTGCCAAATGCTTAGAAGTTGCTAGAAAAAAACAGGGAAGCCTACTGTTTCCAGGAGAATAA
- a CDS encoding ring-cleaving dioxygenase has product MEIKGVHHVSAITANAKKNFHFYTEVLGMRLVKKTVNQDDTSMYHLFYADEVGNPGTDFTFFEIPNAGHTYPGTSSISGTSLRVPDNTALKYWQERLTEFNVDHDGIMRQGERNIINFRDPEGQRLTLVSDETNQGVSGGKVWEHSSVPADKGIIGLGPTKLTVRKPDATIRILTELLTFKQTGSYPNSVSGQADILIFSTGEGGTGAEIHLEVRDDLPQERPGRGSVHHVALRVDNNDELIKWKNRLEEIQLPNSGLVERFYFKSVYFRDANGILFELATDGPGFSVDEDVEHLGEALALPPYLENQRSKIEAKVSPLYTNRSH; this is encoded by the coding sequence ATGGAAATAAAAGGCGTCCACCACGTATCTGCAATTACTGCAAATGCAAAGAAAAACTTCCATTTTTATACAGAAGTGCTCGGGATGAGGCTTGTTAAGAAGACTGTCAATCAGGATGATACCTCAATGTATCATCTATTCTATGCAGATGAGGTTGGTAATCCCGGCACCGATTTCACCTTCTTTGAAATACCAAATGCCGGGCATACATATCCAGGAACAAGCAGTATCTCTGGAACATCACTGCGTGTGCCAGATAATACTGCTTTAAAATATTGGCAGGAACGATTAACAGAATTCAATGTTGACCACGATGGGATTATGAGGCAAGGAGAGCGTAATATCATCAACTTCCGCGATCCTGAAGGACAGCGTTTAACATTAGTTTCAGATGAAACCAATCAAGGTGTTTCTGGTGGTAAGGTCTGGGAGCATAGCAGTGTCCCAGCTGATAAGGGTATTATTGGCCTTGGTCCAACGAAACTAACAGTTAGAAAGCCTGATGCAACCATCCGCATCTTAACGGAGCTCCTTACCTTTAAACAGACCGGCAGCTATCCGAATTCTGTTTCAGGTCAAGCAGATATACTTATATTCTCTACAGGTGAAGGTGGAACAGGTGCAGAGATACATTTAGAAGTGCGCGATGATTTACCTCAAGAACGTCCAGGAAGAGGTAGTGTCCACCACGTGGCGTTACGCGTAGATAATAATGATGAACTAATAAAATGGAAAAACCGCCTAGAAGAAATCCAGCTTCCAAACTCAGGATTAGTGGAACGTTTTTACTTTAAATCGGTATACTTTAGAGATGCAAACGGCATTTTATTTGAGCTTGCAACAGATGGTCCAGGATTTTCAGTGGATGAAGATGTCGAACATTTAGGTGAAGCATTAGCACTTCCACCCTATCTTGAAAACCAACGCTCGAAGATTGAAGCGAAAGTTTCTCCATTATATACAAACAGATCGCACTAA
- a CDS encoding M15 family metallopeptidase, translating into MKKFSKLIITWGLIFLFLIILGFFYNRSIDNNYLYLGEDAPQPTQLHPLVEEKKNLLLQQATDLNINLVITDEIRTFEEQNALYERGRTTQGNIVTNARAGETYHNYGLAIDYALINEAGDYIWDTTFDGNNNGESDWFEVADLAKDLGFEWGGDWSGFKDYPHLQMTFGLSIRQLQDGMRPATEVIDING; encoded by the coding sequence GTGAAGAAATTCAGCAAATTGATCATAACTTGGGGACTCATCTTCCTCTTTCTTATTATTCTTGGATTCTTCTATAATCGATCAATTGATAATAATTATTTATATTTAGGAGAAGACGCCCCACAACCAACACAGCTCCACCCACTAGTGGAGGAAAAGAAAAATTTATTGCTGCAGCAAGCTACAGATTTAAATATCAATCTCGTAATTACTGATGAAATCCGTACATTCGAAGAACAGAATGCATTATATGAACGTGGAAGAACCACACAAGGTAATATCGTTACAAACGCAAGAGCTGGGGAAACCTATCATAATTATGGATTAGCAATCGACTATGCACTAATAAATGAAGCTGGCGATTATATTTGGGATACAACATTTGATGGAAATAATAATGGCGAATCCGATTGGTTCGAAGTTGCCGACCTTGCGAAGGATTTAGGCTTCGAATGGGGTGGAGATTGGTCAGGTTTCAAAGATTATCCACATCTGCAAATGACCTTTGGACTAAGTATTCGCCAGTTACAAGATGGAATGCGTCCAGCTACTGAAGTAATAGATATCAACGGATAA
- a CDS encoding ABC transporter substrate-binding protein yields MNKSLLFITVTLVLSILILSACSAKGNVGQQDRQQVKDELILAIGGEPEDGFDPTTGWGRYGSPLFQSTLLKYDKDFNIENDLATDYNVSEDGKTWTVGLRDDVKFSDGESLTADDVVFTFETAKTSGSVIDLSNLEKVESMDNHTVQFTLVEPASTFIYLLVSTGIVPEHAYDDTYNENPIGSGPFTLVQWDKGQQIIVEENPYYYGEKPSFSKLTFLFLAEDAAFAAAKAGEVDVVSVPPTFAKEEVEGMELVKLDTVDNRGVMFPYVPAGEVTDTGAPIGNDVTADIAIRKAINVGVDRQAFVDGVVEGFGTPAYSVADNLPWWNPHTVIEDNNVEQAKQLLDEAGWKENENGIREKDGLAAEFTLLYPAGDQIRQSLSILFADMMKPLGIDVSTEGKSWNELENLMYSNPVMMGWGSHDPIEMFNLYSSGTRGIGYYNANYYANDVVDEYMNQALHATTEEEAKSYWQKAQWDGETGFSAQGDAPWAWLVNIQHLYFVNEDLEIGEQKIQPHGHGWPVTDIIEQWHWKE; encoded by the coding sequence ATGAATAAAAGTTTACTTTTCATTACAGTAACATTAGTTCTTTCAATTCTTATATTAAGTGCTTGTTCTGCTAAAGGAAACGTAGGGCAACAAGATAGACAACAGGTAAAAGATGAATTGATTCTAGCGATTGGTGGGGAACCAGAAGATGGATTTGACCCAACAACAGGGTGGGGACGATACGGTTCACCACTGTTTCAAAGTACATTACTAAAGTATGACAAAGATTTTAATATCGAGAATGATCTAGCAACTGATTACAATGTAAGTGAAGACGGTAAAACATGGACAGTAGGACTTCGTGATGATGTGAAGTTCTCCGACGGGGAATCTCTTACTGCTGATGACGTTGTATTTACATTTGAAACCGCTAAAACTAGTGGCTCGGTTATTGACTTAAGCAATTTGGAAAAAGTTGAAAGTATGGATAATCATACCGTGCAATTTACATTGGTTGAACCAGCATCTACTTTTATTTATTTACTTGTATCAACTGGAATTGTACCTGAACATGCTTATGACGATACTTACAATGAAAACCCGATTGGCTCTGGACCATTTACACTCGTACAATGGGATAAAGGACAACAAATTATTGTTGAGGAAAATCCTTATTATTATGGAGAAAAGCCATCTTTTAGTAAGCTAACATTTTTATTTTTAGCTGAAGATGCTGCTTTTGCGGCTGCTAAAGCAGGAGAAGTTGATGTCGTATCTGTACCGCCAACCTTCGCTAAAGAAGAAGTTGAAGGTATGGAGTTAGTTAAATTGGATACCGTTGATAATCGTGGCGTTATGTTCCCATATGTCCCTGCAGGTGAAGTGACAGATACAGGAGCACCAATCGGAAATGATGTAACGGCGGATATAGCAATCCGAAAAGCAATAAATGTTGGCGTTGATCGTCAGGCGTTTGTTGATGGTGTAGTCGAAGGATTTGGAACACCAGCATACTCTGTTGCTGACAATCTTCCATGGTGGAATCCTCATACAGTGATAGAGGATAATAATGTGGAGCAGGCAAAGCAATTATTAGATGAAGCCGGCTGGAAAGAAAATGAAAATGGTATTAGGGAAAAAGACGGATTAGCAGCAGAATTCACCTTATTGTATCCAGCGGGTGATCAAATCCGCCAATCCCTATCCATTCTTTTTGCCGATATGATGAAACCGCTTGGGATTGATGTCAGTACAGAAGGGAAAAGCTGGAATGAATTAGAAAATCTAATGTACTCGAACCCAGTGATGATGGGCTGGGGAAGTCATGATCCAATCGAAATGTTTAATTTATATAGCAGTGGAACAAGAGGAATTGGCTATTATAATGCCAACTACTATGCAAATGATGTTGTCGATGAATATATGAATCAAGCATTGCATGCGACAACAGAAGAAGAGGCAAAAAGCTACTGGCAAAAAGCGCAGTGGGACGGAGAAACAGGCTTCTCAGCACAGGGTGACGCCCCGTGGGCATGGCTCGTAAATATCCAACATTTATATTTTGTGAATGAAGACTTAGAAATTGGTGAACAGAAGATACAGCCACATGGGCATGGCTGGCCAGTTACTGATATTATTGAGCAGTGGCATTGGAAAGAGTAA